From Miscanthus floridulus cultivar M001 chromosome 15, ASM1932011v1, whole genome shotgun sequence, the proteins below share one genomic window:
- the LOC136506768 gene encoding 3'(2'),5'-bisphosphate nucleotidase isoform X1, which translates to MAARVGLLLPHALLVSSARALPTPRARLPYPPPPIPTYRRRASSASRPRRASPRLLAVRAMASGNPYAAELAAAKKAVTLAARLCKTVQQDIVHSGVQAKADKSPVTVADYGSQILVSLALKMDVASGPFSLVAEEDSEELRKEGAEEILEDITDLVNETIVDDGSYNISFTKEGILSAIDDGKSEGGPSGRHWVLDPIDGTKGFLRGDQYAIALALLDDGKVVLGVLACPNLPLSSINNLNGNSSGDQVGALFSATIGCGAEVESLYGSPPQKISVCSIDNPVNASFFESYESAHSMHDLTGSIAEKLGVQAPPVRIDSQAKYGALARGDGAIYLRFPHKGYREKIWDHAAGSIVVTEAGGIVTDAAGNDLDFSKGRFLDLDTGIIATNKNLMPSLLKAVQEAIKEMNQATSLL; encoded by the exons ATGGCTGCGCGGGTGGGCCTCCTCCTCCCGCACGCGCTCCTCGTCTCCTCCGCCCGAGCTCTCCCCACGCCCCGTGCTCGCCTCCCTTATCCCCCTCCACCCATCCCTACCTACCGCCGCCGCGCCTCCTCCGCCTCCCGCCCCCGCCGCGCGTCGCCGCGTCTCCTCGCAGTCCGCGCCATGGCTTCGGGGAACCCCTACGCCGCCGAGCTCGCTGCCGCCAAGAAGGCCGTCACCCTCGCCGCCCGCCTCTGCAAG ACAGTGCAACAGGACATTGTGCATTCTGGCGTTCAGGCCAAGGCAGACAAAAGTCCTGTCACGGTGGCTGATTATG GATCTCAAATATTGGTCAGTCTTGCCTTAAAGATGGATGTAGCATCTGGACCGTTTTCATTGGTTGCTGAAGAG GACTCCGAAGAATTGAGAAAAGAAGGCGCtgaagaaattttggaagatattACTGATCTCGTGAATGAAACCATCGTTGATGATGGTTCATATAACATTTCGTTTACAAAGGAAGGTATACTCTCAGCAATTGATGATGGGAAGTCTGAGGGAGGTCCATCTGGACGACATTGGGTGCTTGATCCGATTGATGGTACTAAAGG TTTCTTGAGGGGAGACCAATATGCCATTGCATTGGCTCTGCTTGATGATGGTAAAGTCGTTTTGGGTGTATTGGCTTGTCCAAATCTTCCATTGTCATCAATAAACAACCTCAATGGTAACTCTTCGGGAGATCAAGTCGGTGCCCTGTTTTCTGCAACAATTGGTTGTGGGGCTGAAGTAGAGTCCCTATATGGCTCCCCACCACAAAAG ATTAGTGTTTGCTCCATTGACAATCCTGTCAATGCATCATTTTTTGAATCCTATGAAAGTGCACACTCCATGCATGATTTGACTGGATCTATTGCAGAG AAACTTGGTGTCCAAGCTCCTCCGGTTAGAATTGACAGCCAAGCAAAATATGGTGCTCTGGCCCGAGGCGACGGTGCCATTTACTTGCGCTTTCCACACAAAGGTTATAGAGAGAAAATATGGGACCATGCAGCAGGCTCAATTGTAGTGACAG AAGCTGGAGGCATAGTAACAGATGCCGCGGGAAATGACTTGGATTTCTCCAAAGGGAGATTTCTCGATCTTGACACAGGCATCATAGCAACGAACAAGAACTTGATGCCATCGCTCCTGAAGGCTGTCCAAGAGGCTATTAAAGAGATGAACCAGGCTACCTCCCTCTTGTAG
- the LOC136506768 gene encoding 3'(2'),5'-bisphosphate nucleotidase isoform X2 has protein sequence MAARVGLLLPHALLVSSARALPTPRARLPYPPPPIPTYRRRASSASRPRRASPRLLAVRAMASGNPYAAELAAAKKAVTLAARLCKTVQQDIVHSGVQAKADKSPVTVADYGSQILVSLALKMDVASGPFSLVAEEDSEELRKEGAEEILEDITDLVNETIVDDGSYNISFTKEGILSAIDDGKSEGGPSGRHWVLDPIDGTKGFLRGDQYAIALALLDDGKVVLGVLACPNLPLSSINNLNGNSSGDQVGALFSATIGCGAEVESLYGSPPQKKLGVQAPPVRIDSQAKYGALARGDGAIYLRFPHKGYREKIWDHAAGSIVVTEAGGIVTDAAGNDLDFSKGRFLDLDTGIIATNKNLMPSLLKAVQEAIKEMNQATSLL, from the exons ATGGCTGCGCGGGTGGGCCTCCTCCTCCCGCACGCGCTCCTCGTCTCCTCCGCCCGAGCTCTCCCCACGCCCCGTGCTCGCCTCCCTTATCCCCCTCCACCCATCCCTACCTACCGCCGCCGCGCCTCCTCCGCCTCCCGCCCCCGCCGCGCGTCGCCGCGTCTCCTCGCAGTCCGCGCCATGGCTTCGGGGAACCCCTACGCCGCCGAGCTCGCTGCCGCCAAGAAGGCCGTCACCCTCGCCGCCCGCCTCTGCAAG ACAGTGCAACAGGACATTGTGCATTCTGGCGTTCAGGCCAAGGCAGACAAAAGTCCTGTCACGGTGGCTGATTATG GATCTCAAATATTGGTCAGTCTTGCCTTAAAGATGGATGTAGCATCTGGACCGTTTTCATTGGTTGCTGAAGAG GACTCCGAAGAATTGAGAAAAGAAGGCGCtgaagaaattttggaagatattACTGATCTCGTGAATGAAACCATCGTTGATGATGGTTCATATAACATTTCGTTTACAAAGGAAGGTATACTCTCAGCAATTGATGATGGGAAGTCTGAGGGAGGTCCATCTGGACGACATTGGGTGCTTGATCCGATTGATGGTACTAAAGG TTTCTTGAGGGGAGACCAATATGCCATTGCATTGGCTCTGCTTGATGATGGTAAAGTCGTTTTGGGTGTATTGGCTTGTCCAAATCTTCCATTGTCATCAATAAACAACCTCAATGGTAACTCTTCGGGAGATCAAGTCGGTGCCCTGTTTTCTGCAACAATTGGTTGTGGGGCTGAAGTAGAGTCCCTATATGGCTCCCCACCACAAAAG AAACTTGGTGTCCAAGCTCCTCCGGTTAGAATTGACAGCCAAGCAAAATATGGTGCTCTGGCCCGAGGCGACGGTGCCATTTACTTGCGCTTTCCACACAAAGGTTATAGAGAGAAAATATGGGACCATGCAGCAGGCTCAATTGTAGTGACAG AAGCTGGAGGCATAGTAACAGATGCCGCGGGAAATGACTTGGATTTCTCCAAAGGGAGATTTCTCGATCTTGACACAGGCATCATAGCAACGAACAAGAACTTGATGCCATCGCTCCTGAAGGCTGTCCAAGAGGCTATTAAAGAGATGAACCAGGCTACCTCCCTCTTGTAG
- the LOC136508781 gene encoding glycine cleavage system H protein, mitochondrial-like → MALRLWARSAANALKLSGTGGARAAAAPAFSISRFFSTVHDGLKYTQSHEWVKTGDGVATVGITDHAQDHLGEVVFVELPEPGTTVSAGASFGNVESVKATSDVNSPFSGEVVEVNSKLSETPGLINTSPYEDGWMIKVKPSNPGEADALLDAAKYTKHCEEEDAH, encoded by the exons ATGGCTCTGAGGCTGTGGGCGAGATCAGCAGCCAATGCGCTCAAGCTCTCGGGCACCGGAGGAGCCAGGGCTGCCGCTGCCCCGGCCTTCTCGATCTCCAGATTCTTCTCCACTG TTCATGATGGGTTGAAGTACACTCAGTCTCATGAATGGGTCAAGACAGGCGACGGCGTGGCCACTGTTGGCATCACGGATCATGCTCAG GACCACCTTGGAGAGGTGGTGTTCGTGGAGCTGCCGGAGCCCGGCACGACGGTCTCTGCGGGAGCATCCTTCGGCAACGTGGAGAGTGTGAAGGCCACCAGCGACGTCAACTCCCCATTCTCCGGCGAGGTCGTCGAGGTCAATTCCAAACTGTCAGAGACGCCCGGCCTG ATCAACACGAGCCCTTACGAGGATGGGTGGATGATCAAGGTGAAGCCGAGCAACCCCGGGGAGGCGGACGCCCTGCTCGACGCCGCCAAGTACACCAAGCACTGCGAGGAGGAAGACGCCCACTAG